From Euwallacea fornicatus isolate EFF26 chromosome 35, ASM4011564v1, whole genome shotgun sequence, a single genomic window includes:
- the LOC136348732 gene encoding uncharacterized protein isoform X3: MHHPKPKGSCRRKKADSKYECVEEDVTDSLKFDNNACGEYTELTHAGKLKSADVQREATKGRGERHAHRQSKKPHAKAREIAFRHHVLPAAITNTKLVFRKKKSFNDAVQTSIASKDKVRGREWERKHNYRFQRSRDRDIRKDDKCDKKEETEQQNEAVVGNSKEEKQRRRKSLQKGHKSTDRSPFLTIQNFSKVQKVIYCQVSHVSPLLENDETVAEVKYLYRRSKRGSKDDNQLVAEPSGRKSDPCSKTSADPDIEFAAEMSNADYKSKLQRRGSIMPIESRKLKDARNTMRNVKWGTGERAGGQWRQKIKLRAKNHVTRECGHSRKCSRDQHFQSEDHKIYKIVEEIYLRKIQSLIHRKLSTLINKSKEIELKVEHASNGCKSVMKGRKRYKSGECVKGNVTRSTMKADIVNEALKRLKERPISEKGTRRSEEKFSTRVTTVNVHKNFHDSATKVFTNRTHQRHDSRRTFDRIRSKDHAGLAKNQEDSRTLRNICPDQFPDNLVPIHKSRHNYGHRRRLQEDKTIHSPIRSHHNQARSSEQRSQTNHPQLRMMTPYNSDSSSEQEIVSTSREIVRYHESNPRSCSPWKFVQEPDHQKISTMKAKLPSYPQNELLRSPPKTHVAQGNSHLRQIFGLPGSFRESQTHANGHDFSVNGIEPPIQDFKSGKKARSTKRPKCKVVLIIAIHPHGVRIDDVIGNKVKKYSDDRDVLEKRKLCRRFKSYYKYSAIEDDASEGSCDGRTLMSDSTRMVSSLSGEETINEQYLQNKNQRVETEVLQDLKNSNQIWTTRNSNLNNTVEGFSDIFINDNNEQYFVPITGTNEFYCRRLTSSRSENYLNNQDSHDKIPSQNGDHEIRVCCEEGKCRFYGPHKSHTDSRLFANLNLRRQMNISKSDVAICGGAKQVVKTTFKPNPRPQSNTNRLQNNFPLSIEKITGSQTTPCKEYQAIKPRECSCPEGDANSILEGVGDSQGPNVVQRPIPPVNDIDLAVDSPLPANEMDLTANSSFLDIKVDLTVAPPIGTTGRRKNNELEAELVVNVAQGESELTLPIKGRRVKKRVEIAYVRNRKSTTVSPIGVIKESPMQVAKKDSRKIIRRKQPPLSNSQQKTPTHRQNPLQTGSTRRMEIKSIRYESANSRMQVKVELSPAITLKCIKVFRSSSKNMLDIARKQSVQKIQTSEEAVSGIRGEAVPFGVSRIGPETNEVQSRKPASVAESYFHCHDPFGGPNTRCLTLTITDNNPLIDNGVAVRSYQSGSFGSKEATEGSFSLVSDVGNSDRLNRKSKSLVNVKRPLRDDTDRPKSEIRCGNAGSVDRNEFVVETKGGSCISNDIENTTEKFANNFNLRDTSQSHGSHQYVTNRLSTGLIGAYQKRKVYGTSRGKKMKKNFIIRKDGRHESYEVKSTVACAKHMLEISILGLNKENVLRKDRDKTSASASRGPEVAPAGELKNDDCKSEKDGISMTMGEDQERLEAMCKRLLNLQAMVDDMFQESVCTCLQFAQQCSACKNFLALIDNIQSLFARYRSESNGHLGKSQEGNSPDVLSPDPPSLDDRSESERYLEKSQKENSSDVQTNIGFPSASENSPESKRPHEKSEEGNSSGIPTIAAPAPALCDTLSIVEIYSAGLHTFSSDSALMVVPSDKELHAVEFINCESPKENGWRLIIQSMSCPTLATTFPSFKFFSEDEASIDNEAINRETFLVDLFRPFDHTFNINTCQYNMDMSHFAESNSESAESGYSTIRSSRYSPNRLVNFFGRLKIAALFKPSRSTRRTSNEDLNENICSEEMTKSGQRYARKVRQMNSLRESDEQENTEFSLQFLLSKSESATLENRASSISGGNELTENEHMAATVKDGAEISEPQFLEIKEIERAPSSCPLGGWKLTLRNSCLNNKSEIKLGSTFVANLMNDGKLHKAQKQPLGYNDASMVEFLKALIRAYDKEVEVCNKLYDDKEFYNVILGLIQEQKRQKKRAFFKIFSWKSVSVRRRKVVDTKSAPKLFKKLKIKLQSLGSNARKRFPELVEALRVNGNVNHDQKISAISEWLERINDGEFQLEQNGENNDHEARIAHHIKDSLVVAYQICLKGAGRQKRKIGSCEIKLLMLVVMKYKFCLLYKADVIISSIGRGVISSEFQLKTAVTYLAGTNVEKINRSKFEGYCRSINK; the protein is encoded by the exons ATGCACCATCCTAAACCTAAGGGCAGCTGCAGGCGAAAGAAGGCTGATTCGAAATATGAATGTGTGGAAGAAGATGTCACAGATAGtctcaaatttgacaacaatgCTTGTGGAGAGTATACGGAGTTAACCCACGCTGGCAAGTTGAAATCTGCAGATGTCCAGAGAGAAGCTACAAAGGGCAGAG GTGAAAGGCATGCCCACCGGCAATCTAAAAAACCGCATGCAAAAGCACGTGAAATCGCATTCAGACACCATGTACTTCCCGCTGCCATAACCAATACAAAACTGgtcttcagaaaaaaaaaatctttcaacGATGCTGTTCAAACCTCGATAGCGTCGAAGGATAAAGTGCGCGGGAGAGAATGGGAACGAAAACATAATTATCGCTTCCAAAGGAGTCGTGACCGAGATATTAGAAAAGATGATAAATGtgataaaaaagaagaaacaGAACAGCAGAATGAGGCAGTGGTTGGCAATTCCAAAGAAGAGAAGCAGAGACGTAGAAAGTCTCTCCAGAAAGGTCACAAATCCACAGATAGGTCCCCGTTCCTGACTATACAGAACTTCAGTAAGGTTCAGAAAGTTATATACTGCCAGGTGAGCCATGTTTCCCCTCTGCTCGAAAATGACGAGACTGTGGCTGAAGTTAAGTATTTATATCGGCGTTCAAAGAGAGGCAGCAAAGATGATAATCAACTGGTGGCAGAACCTTCTGGGCGAAAATCTGATCCTTGCTCAAAAACCAGCGCGGACCCTGATATTG aatttgCAGCTGAGATGAGTAACGCTGATTACAAGTCAAAACTTCAACGGAGAGGAAGCATTATGCCGATCGAATCCAGAAAACTCAAAGACGCAAGGAATACCATGAGGAATGTTAAGTGGGGGACTGGAGAGCGTGCAGGAGGTCAGTGGCGGCAGAAGATTAAATTAAGGGCAAAGAACCATGTTACGAGAGAATGCGGTCATTCAAGAAAGTGTTCGCGTGACCAACACTTTCAAAGTGAAGACCacaaaatctataaaattgTAGAGGAGATTTACTTGAGAAAAATTCAATCGTTGATACATCGAAAACTGAGCACATTAATCAACAAAAGCAAAGAAATAGAACTGAAAGTAGAACACGCGAGCAATGGCTGCAAATCGGTGATGAAAGGACGAAAGAGATACAAAAGCGGAGAATGTGTCAAAGGTAACGTAACAAGATCTACGATGAAGGCGGATATTGTGAACGAAGCTTTAAAGCGACTTAAAGAAAGGCCGATCTCGGAGAAAGGAACTCGGAGgagtgaagaaaaatttagcACTCGTGTAACAACGGTAAATgttcacaaaaattttcatgataGCGCAACTAAAGTGTTCACAAATCGAACGCATCAACGTCATGATTCTCGACGAACATTTGATCGCATCCGTTCAAAAGATCATGCGGGTTTAGCAAAGAACCAAGAAGATTCCAGGACATTGCGCAACATATGTCCAGATCAATTTCCGGACAACTTAGTGCCAATACACAAATCTCGGCATAACTATGGCCACAGAAGAAGACTTCAAGAAGATAAAACTATTCATTCACCGATTCGTTCTCATCATAATCAGGCTCGTTCCAGCGAACAGCGATCTCAAACAAATCATCCGCAGCTCCGTATGATGACACCATATAACTCTGATTCAAGCTCAGAGCAAGAAATAGTCTCTACCAGCAGAGAAATTGTGAGGTACCATGAGAGCAACCCCCGAAGCTGCTCGCCTTGGAAGTTTGTGCAAGAACCCGACCATCAAAAGATATCCACAATGAAAGCGAAGCTGCCTTCATATCCCCAGAATGAATTATTGAGAAGTCCTCCAAAGACCCATGTTGCACAAGGAAATTCTCATTTAAGACAAATCTTCGGGCTCCCGGGTAGTTTTAGAGAATCCCAAACCCATGCCAATGGACATGATTTTAGCGTGAATGGAATAGAGCCTCCTATCCAGGATTTCAAGAGTGGCAAGAAGGCACGAAGTACTAAAAGGCCTAAATGCAAAGTTGTTTTGATTATTGCGATTCATCCTCATGGAGTTAGAATAGATGATGTGATCggaaacaaagtgaaaaagtaCTCGGATGATCGAGACGTGTTGGAGAAGAGGAAGTTATGTCGGAGGTTTAAATCGTATTACAAATATTCTGCCATTGAAGATGACGCCTCGGAGGGAAGTTGTGATGGGAGGACTTTGATGAGCGACAGCACCCGCATGGTTTCAAGTCTTTCGGGAGAGGAAACTATCAACGAGCagtatttgcaaaataaaaaccagAGGGTGGAAACCGAAGTTTTACAGgacttaaaaaattctaatcaGATTTGGACTACAAGAAATTCTAATTTGAACAACACCGTCGAGGGATTTTCAGACATTTTCATTAATGATAATAACGagcaatattttgttcctatTACTGGTACCAACGAGTTCTACTGTAGACGGCTGACCAGCAGTCGCTCGGAAAATTACCTGAACAACCAAGACTCCCATGACAAAATTCCGTCCCAGAACGGAGACCATGAGATTCGTGTTTGCTGTGAAGAAGGAAAATGTAG ATTTTACGGGCCACACAAATCCCACACCGATTCTAGGTTGTTTGCCAATCTAAATCTCCGCCGGCagatgaatatttcaaaatccgATGTCGCCATATGCGGTGGGGCCAAGCAAGTCgtgaaaacaacatttaaaccAAATCCTCGTCCTCAAAGTAATACTAACAGATTGCAAAACAATTTCCCCCTTTCCATCGAGAAAATAACGGGATCCCAAACTACTCCTTGCAAAGAATATCAGGCAATCAAGCCCAGAGAATGCAGTTGCCCTGAAGGAGATGCGAATTCGATTCTTGAGGGTGTTGGTGACTCTCAAGGTCCAAACGTTGTCCAGAGGCCGATTCCTCCTGTTAATGACATAGATTTAGCTGTTGATTCACCTCTTCCTGCAAATGAGATGGATTTAACTGCCAATTCGTCTTTTCTTGATATTAAGGTGGATTTAACTGTTGCCCCACCTATAGGAACTACTGGGAGGAGGAAAAACAATGAACTAGAGGCGGAACTTGTTGTGAACGTTGCACAGG GCGAAAGCGAACTGACGTTACCAATAAAGGGTAGGAGAGTCAAGAAGAGGGTTGAAATCGCTTATGTTCGAAATAGAAAGTCGACAACAGTTTCTCCAATTGGAGTAATTAAAGAGTCCCCCATGCAA GTTGCGAAAAAAGactcaagaaaaataatacgtcGTAAACAGCCTCCACTCTCCAATTCTCAACAAAAAACGCCCACCCATCGTCAAAACCCTCTTCAAACAGGCTCTACTAGAAGGATGGAAATTAAAAGCATTCGGTACGAATCGGCCAATTCCAGAATGCAAGTCAAAGTTGAACTATCCCCTGCTATAACACTTAAATGCATTAAAGTATTCAGAAGTTCATCCAAGAATATGCTTGACATTGCTAGAAAACAAAGTGTTCAGAAGATCCAGACTAGTGAAGAAGCAGTGAGTGGGATTCGAGGTGAAGCTGTTCCGTTTGGCGTAAGTCGGATTGGTCCCGAGACTAATGAAGTCCAGAGCAGAAAACCTGCTAGTGTGGCAGAGTCTTATTTCCACTGCCATGATCCCTTTGGAGGCCCTAATACTAGATGTCTAACTTTAACCATAACCGATAATAATCCGCTTATTGACAACGGCGTGGCCGTTCGAAGCTACCAGTCAGGCAGCTTTGGATCGAAAGAAGCAACAGAGGGTTCTTTTTCGTTGGTGAGTGATGTAGGAAACTCAGATCGCCTCAATCGCAAGAGCAAATCTTTAGTGAACGTAAAAAGACCTCTGAGGGATGACACTGATCGACCTAAGTCGGAAATTCGCTGTGGAAATGCCGGTTCTGTGGATAGAAACGAATTCGTTGTAGAAACGAAGGGCGGAAGCTGTATCAGCAATGATATTGAGAATACCACAGAGAAATTCGCCAACAACTTTAACCTAAGAGATACCTCTCAGTCACACGGGTCACACCAGTATGTTACAAATAGACTTAGCACTGGGCTGATTGGTGCATATCAGAAGAGAAAAGTTTACGGTACCTCCAGGGGAAAGaagatgaagaaaaattttatcattagGAAGGATGGGAGGCATGAGAGTTACGAGGTGAAGTCTACAGTTGCATGTGCGAAGCACATGCTCGAAATATCAATTCTCGGCCTTAATAAAGAGAACGTTCTACGGAAAGATAGAGATAAAACATCGGCATCAGCTAGTCGAGGTCCTGAGGTTGCTCCCGCTGGTGAACTCAAAAATGATGATTGTAAATCCGAGAAAGATGGAATAAGTATGACCATGGGTGAAGATCAGGAACGTCTGGAAGCAATGTGCAAGAGACTTCTGAACCTGCAGGCTATGGTTGATGACATGTTCCAGGAATCTGTGTGCACCTGTCTACAGTTTGCACAACAATGCTCCGCCTGCAAAAACTTTTTGGCATTAATAGACAATATACAATCGTTATTCGCTAGATATCGATCAGAAAGTAACGGCCATCTCGGAAAGTCTCAGGAAGGGAACTCTCCAGATGTTCTGTCTCCTGATCCTCCATCTCTAGATGATCGGTCAGAAAGCGAACGTTACCTTGAAAAGTCTCAGAAAGAGAACTCATCAGATGTTCAGACTAATATCGGATTTCCTTCAGCCTCAGAAAATTCACCAGAGAGTAAACGCCCTCATGAAAAGTCTGAGGAAGGAAACTCTTCAGGTATTCCCACCATTGCTGCTCCTGCTCCGGCTTTATGTGATACACTTAGTATCGTGGAAATATATTCAGCTGGTCTGCATACATTTTCAAGCGATTCAGCTCTAATGGTCGTACCTTCAGACAAGGAGCTTCACGCTGTAGAATTCATCAACTGCGAGAGCCCCAAAGAGAATGGATGGCGTTTAATAATTCAGTCTATGAGTTGCCCTACCCTAGCGACTACTTTTCCCTCGTTTAAGTTCTTCTCCGAGGATGAAGCGTCAATTGACAATGAAGCCATCAATCGAGAAACTTTCTTAGTGGACCTATTTAGACCCTTTGATCATACCTTTAATATCAATACATGCCAATACAACATGGACATGTCCCACTTTGCCGAGAGCAACTCAGAGTCTGCCGAGAGCGGCTATTCCACCATTAGATCTAGCCGGTACTCCCCAAACCGTCTAGTCAATTTCTTTGGAAGACTTAAAATTGCCGCCCTATTCAAACCATCCAGATCGACCAGGAGGACGAGCAATGAGGATTTGAACGAGAATATTTGTTCTGAGGAGATGACAAAGAGCGGTCAGAGATATGCTAGAAAAGTTAGGCAAATGAACAGTTTGAGGGAATCTGACGAGCAGGAAAATACAGAATTTTCCCTACAGTTTCTGCTGAGCAAGAGCGAGTCGGCAACGCTGGAAAATAGAGCTTCAAGTATTTCTGGAGGTAATGAACTAACCGAAAATGAACACATGGCTGCCACCGTGAAAGATGGAGCCGAAATTTCGGAGCCtcaattccttgaaatcaaagaaattgaaaGGGCCCCATCTTCGTGTCCCTTAGGGGGCTGGAAACTTACTCTACGCAACTCTTGCTTAAACAACAAGAGCGAAATTAAACTGGGATCGACATTCGTGGCGAATCTTATGAACGATGGAAAGCTACATAAAGCTCAAAAGCAGCCCTTAGGTTATAATGATGCGTCCATGGTAGAATTCCTCAAGGCGTTGATAAGGGCTTATGACAAAGAGGTGGAAGTTTGTAATAAGTTGTACGATGATAAAGAGTTTTATAACGTTATATTGGGGCTGATACAAGAGCAAAAGCGACAGAAGAAacgagcatttttcaaaattttctcatGGAAATCTGTAAGTGTTCGGAGGAGAAAAGTGGTTGATACTAAATCGGCACCAAAG TTATTTAAGAAGTTGAAGATAAAACTGCAGTCTCTGGGATCAAATGCCAGAAAACGTTTTCCAGAGTTGGTTGAAGCTCTGCGAGTTAATGGAAATGTAAATCACGACCAAAAGATCTCCGCCATTTCCGAATGGTTAGAGCGGATCAATGATGGAGAATTTCAGTTGGAGCAG AATGGGGAAAACAATGATCATGAAGCCCGAATCGCGCATCATATCAAAGACTCATTGGTCGTAGCTTACCAAATCTGTCTAAAAGGTGCGGGAAGGCAAAAGAGAAAGATTGGTAGTTGCGAAATCAAGCTCCTGATGTTGGTCGtgatgaaatataaattttgcttaCTATACAAGGCGGATGTGATAATCTCCTCTATTGGGCGTGGCGTCATAAGTAGTGAATTTCAACTCAAAA CTGCTGTCACATACCTAGCGGGGACTAATGTAGAAAAGATAAATCGCTCAAAGTTCGAAGGATATTGCAGAtcaataaataagtaa